The genomic DNA TGTAATACTTTATTAACTATTTACACATCTCCCCACTGAAATGCCTGCTCCTTGTGAGTAGGGATTATATATTTCGCCTATACTTGACGTTTGATGAGGAGCAATAATCATTTCAAAGTACTTACCTTGGCAGCCACTTACTTTTTCTAAATACTACTTACTGCACCTATTCTTTGAAATGCCTTGTTTGTGATTGCCTTTAGATCACATAGATTATTCTGAATATGCTTAAAGGTGGCAAATCTCTATTCCGAGGTAAAGATAATTCTTGGAAATAGCCAAGACTTGTCTCAGAGTGGCAAATAATGTGAACAAACTCAATAGGGCTGCTTCTCTCAGTTCATAAAATTGTTTCTGAAAGCAATTTCAAACAAGCTTCAAGTATCTTCTGAGCAATGACAACATTCTTAGAATGCCTATGGCTGCCCAAGGCAACTTTAAAGGACATTTGCTTGGATGCCAATAAGCTAGCTGACATACTTTTAAAAGGCTGCAATCTTTTCTaatcatttcatatttcaaatcaAGTGAAAACTGGGGCAAAGAGCACATGTAATAAGGTGCTGAGATGACCAGTAAGATTCCTAAAATGTATTCCATCCTCCCTCCAGAATTTGAGACACCTTGATATACATAGTACTAAGGTTTACTTGGTAATGCCCAAAGTGATTTACTGAATTTACAGTATATAAACTTTAATCCTCCTCATAAAGTTTTCCTTGGCAAACTAGCCAAAACCTATGTTTATTCTAAGAAATAATACCTTATAAACAATCTAGTCTAGGGCTTGCTTGggataaatacttagaaaatcaggggcacctgggtggctcagttggttgaacgtccgactcttgattttggctcaggtcatgatcccaggatcatgggatagacccctgagtcaagctctgtgctgagcatggaacctgcttaagattctctttctgcccatctccccagCATGTgcgctctaaaaaaaaaaaaaataaataataattaggaGCCATATAGCAGCAGGGCTAAGAGTACAATGGAAATAAGGCCTGGAATCAGAGATGACTGGAAATACTTGGCCACTtaccatgtgaccttgggaaaattacaaaatgcctGTTTCTCATCTGCATCACCTATAAAACAGGGTGATAACAATACATCTCAGAGTCACTATGGGGATTACATAATTTATAGAGTGCCTGATACAATGCCTAACAGCAATCAGAaaaatttagctatttttaatataGCTATTAGTAATCCATTTGGAATGTCTTAAATTTAAATCTTGCCTGAATTCAAAGACCTCAAAGAACTTGGACCCtagatttcctatttttttaaaaaaagaccattaAAAGTATAGCTTATATTCCACTCTGATGAACCAGATCCTCTCTTCTGGGTAATGGTCTCTTCCACCAAATTTCCCTCAAGATGCTTGTGCATTGGCTTATTTTGTTGTCTACAGTCAACTTTTCAGTGGTGTTCTTGAGTTTCAAAGAGCAGAATCATGAACAACACTTAAAAACCCTGGGAAGGTCGGTCATAAGGCAAAGAGCTGACCACACCAAAGTTATTCCGAGGAACTGAGTTCCCATGCCAATAACAGGGCTCAGTGGACACCAGAGGAAATGAAACTAATAAAAACCACCATCAGCTAAATGATTATCAGTACCAAGGGGAAGTCTCATCCAGGTATCAGAATGTGACAACCTACTTAAGAAACAAGGACATGACATCTTAGTGGCTTAAGGAACATGTGTTAAGAGGTTGGAGATAGGGATGGAAAACAAAAGCTACATGAACACATGTGCACACCTAGATGAGTTTTTGCATTTACAGAGGTCAAGCAAGAGAGTAGGCAGGGTAATGGTGAGAATACAAGTTAACAGCAAAAATGCACCTACTTAAGATGTCTTATTTACATAAATCTTTTCAAGATTCTTGCATCGGAATAcactttaatcttttattttaccaCTTGAAGATAAAGGATAAAGCCATTAAACTACACAACATAAAATGGAGGTCATATCCCATAAACCAGTACCTACTCAAACTCATGGAAGTGAGGAAAATCAAAATCAAGGTTGTGCTAAGGAATTTCACTTGATTCTAAAAATCAAGTCTATGTGACATTGGTTTGATGCAACAAAACCTTTATTAGATTTATCAGATtcccctttttaaagaaaaacccaAGAGATGATCAAGCACAAATGATCACTTCATGCATTTTATTGATAGTCTATATTTTAAATCTGCAGTATGACATCTTACATAGGGAAAAAGCTTCTTCCTAAAAGATAACTATTAATAATCAAACCAGCTGTAATATGACTGACCTTTCAAGGTCTTGTTTTGCattaaacaagttattttttaGCAGGTGTAAAgcactgtacaaaaaaaaaaaggaaactgggtACATTCTCAAAATTTAATACAGGGCTTCCCAACCAGGAGTCTTCTGGATAGATATTGGAGAAGGGTGTTTCGTTCAgatttaaaattgaaagaaaatgagaaaccagATAAAGCAAGCCAACCAAATTCACTTCACTTTGTGCTCCTTTCTGCTTTTTTGAAAATCTCTCCCAGAGGTCAGGAAGCCCTGGTATAACAATCACTTTAGTCTTTACAGAACATACATTTATGTGCTTCATGTTCAAAGACATAAAGGCAGCTTTTGTTACTATTCCCCCTCCAAATCCCTTCAGGTTCTTTTGGCTTCAGAAAGCTTTCTAAGACTGCTGCCCagttagttctttatatatgaatCCAAGTAAACATCTATACCAAAGCAGCTCTTCATGGGAGAAGATAAAACAGGCACAGATACATAACCAGGCCAACTGCATACCTACTCAACCTGATACCTGATCACATGGCCCTATATCTTTAAAAGCAGCACCAGGGACAAATGGAGCTAACAAGAGGTAAAATCCAAACATCTGACAGTTCAAACACAAATTAATCAGTTCAAAGAATGTTAGCAGAGGGCCACTAAATAGAGTTTAAGGCTGGGCAGCTGGTTCAACCATACATTGGTATTGGAATAAATCTGCAAGATGAGGAACTGAGAGGAACCCTGAAATAACCAGGCACAGTGTTATGGTGGGGTTCACTTTCATTGCATGTATTTAAGGTATCATTCAATCCAAGTGACTATAAAGCAGCTTGTCGCTCTTTAGTAGTAAACAAATCCTAATCAAAACCAAATATCTCACTGTAATTGTATTTGAGAGTGTTGGAGAGTGTGTTCATTTGCTTCAAATTTGAATTAAAACACCTATATAGACATGGAAATCATCATGAAACTGATAAAAACTGTTGTTATCCCTTGAGAGTTCCAACACTTGAGTACCAGCTCTATCCTACACTGTTAAGTACAAAATGGAGTTACTAAAGCAAGTGAGATCACTCACCTATTGGGAATATTACAGTATTTTAGAAGTGTTCCAGTTAAGAACTCAATTTCAAGatgctaaaaattttaaagggcaaGTACTTAACTCGTAGCTGTTTCTTAGTTGCtaattaaaaatccaatttaaaaataagtgaaacacTCATTCCTCGGACCTTGCACCTTTAACTTTCCAAATGAAGCATGTTATTTTTGATTTACGTCTTCAAGTGTTTTTCAAAAGTGTACAATTTACCAGTTAACTCATTGAATTACAACACTGTTATTGAATATTAAACATAGTGAACAATTATACTAtagataagggggggggggaaacaacgCCTAACACTTTCATATGTGCCTTATCCACCTCTTGCATCACTAAGGTACAGAATACTTTAGAAAATAGCAATCAACAGtctcataagaaaagaaaaaagtgcccTGCAAACATGGCTTCTGTGTACTTAATATTGACCATACATTTGATAGGGAAGCCAgtaaagtaaaacttaaaaactcaaggaagattatattttttgttcacaaaagaacaaaggagaataaaaaggGGTGGAGGGGAATACCCTccgtttttaaaaggaaagtatcGACAACCACCACAAGGTGCCACTGTATTCTAGCAAGCTGTAAAAATGGCCTCGTAAGAGTCATTTTGCAACATTAACCTCCCTATCGCATGGGTATTTTGGGAAATGACTGAAAGTCACGACTGATGCTTGACCCGTTTCAGGTCATAGACACTTGAGAAGCAGGTggttaaataaaaaagcatattgAGTGATAACCCTTCATAAATACAATTTGAGACACTGACACTAGGAGAGAACACTTGGCACAGAAAGGACAtgttttcccaaaggaaaaaaaattacttgaggtAACACTTATAGCTAAGCAGTTTCCTAATCTTAAAGTTTGGATAAACTCAACAATCATGTTTATAgagattgtatgtgtgtgtacattacacacacacacacacacacacacacacacacacacacacacacaatcctggTACTAAACTTTTTTTGTTAACTTTACAATTATTTCCTATACTCCCAACACTAATGTGAACACTTCTCTCAATCTCCACCTCCATTAACCATTAACACCACTGAGGTGTAACTAATGTGTTCTTTTTAGAGCAAATATTCCAAATTAACAATATGGCTCATCTTCTAGTGTTGCTATAGATAAAGTCTGCACACTTCAAAACCTAACTTGCTCAATTTTGGTTTTAGTAATAATAAATCTCAACCTTGTCAGCTGCTTGGAGTTAAACAACATAACACCTCAAACACTTCATACCagtaagtgaatttttaaaaatatctgaaatactCAAGAAAACTCAGTTTTTAGTATTCTTCCCTATGCTCTGAACGTTATTTCCCaacattgttttttcttgttcctATTACTGCATGAAGTTCAAACTAGGTCTTCAACACAGAACCTTttgtaataaagaaaaagtgCAAAGATACAAAATGAAATGTAGTCTTTAGCAAGAAAATGTTCCCTCAAGAGAACAGGTGTTTTGGATGCTGGTGGGGAAAAAAGACTCTTGTTCTCCATTGTACATCTGACACCTACAAATGACCTTGTCTTCCAAGGTCCACAACACCAGTAAGTATAGTCATGggccttgtaaaaaaaaaaaaaaagtagcaaatttCACTAAAATATTTGTATCCATTCTACACAATCCAATGGAAATTAATGAGTGCTACTGAAAAAGGTGTCCACATGCACATGTCCAATATGTGCATTCTACCGAAGGCTAAAAACTTAAAATCCTATTTCCAGTGTTTATGAATAGCTTCAATATCTACATTCATAACCAGCATTCTGCATGAGTTACCTCTTACCTTAATATGTCACAAATGAGTAATACATCTTGGGAGGTTAGGGAGGTACCTGTTGTCAATAACTTTTATGCTTAGAATGTGCTGTAgttgtttttaaactatttaaaataaacacccTTATAATGGGACATTTCAAACCAAGAGGAAAATGGGTTTGTTTTTAGCCAATTGGGACTACCCTGCCGATCTGAAAACTGTAGATTACACCCTTGGGAAAGGAGACAAGGAGGCTCACAAATATAAAGGAATCCTGACTTTtacatggacattttttttaaaaagataaaatgtattaCATAAGCGCCATAAACAGTGAAAtctgcttatattaaaaaaaataagtgaagctTTGTTTGGACATTATTTCCTTGCAAGAGCAGTACATATCCTTAGTAAACAACTACCATATTTACAAGTTAATTACCTTGATACTTAGGTAGGATTGAAAGCtggaggaaaatataaaagaatgagcTTTGAAATAACCTTTACAGACAGGTTGATAACAGATAAGGTAGCCAGATAATTCCTGAAGCAGACTTGTTTATTTTGTAGAGTATCTGACTATGCGTGGATAGTTGTCACTTTAAAGACCAAGGATGCATTCAATTCCTCTTTGGGTCCACTATcttttcccagataaacaaacaaGTCCTCCACAGTCAGATTAATCCTAACCAAAACTGGCCTCAAAAGAGAAATTTGGCAAGAGTACTGGGGTTTTTCATAAACCTAATCTTATTACTAaggaaacaacacaaaaacacatGTGCCATTGATTTTGAGTTGGCAGCCTCATCTTCAAATATGAGCAGTACaatgaaaaatttgaatttcaaataaccCAACTTTCAACAAAGGACAAATATCCCTTAATTCTTCAATTGGTCTTTAAATATGAGATGTTAAGTGTGTGTTAGATAGTAATGAAATATTAACAAGTGTGGCCTGGTACCTTAAATGACAAATCTCGAAAATAATGCAAATTGGAGACTTTCTTACAGAGTACACACCTCTGTACCAACTTTAATTCTTATGCTAAAAGTGGTTTATAGTctctttcctccacctttttctttttttgaggagcAGACTTGTAGAAACATCAATGTAAACTTGTGCTAGGTGGTagtggtttgttttctttaaaccaaAACTCTACCAAAGTTGTTAAATCTATTTCATCAGCTCAATTAGAATACTGTGTCAAGGATCTCACCATGTGAAACCAGTTCACATCTGTATGGTTACtgtcttcataaaaattttaaattcttcagaGCAGTTTTCTTTACTCCTCCTATCTTTCATTTCCTGCCTAAATCCAAGTTAAAGTACAAAATTTCCATTGGTTATCTTCAACGCAGTTCAATTCTACACTCCGTCCTTTCCTCTGCATGTCACAGTAGCTGTTCACATACATTATAAATACTATAGATATGTTCTGCTCTTGACATCTACACACTTACAAAAGCAGCTTTGTACTTTGTTTGGTGTGTTTTTTACTATGTTGGCTCACAAAAAgcagtttttttcatttctaagcaTGGTACTTTAcaatttttaatgcattaataCAACAGTGCATTGGAAAAGTACTGAGCCTCTACAAAatagctttacatttttaaacaaatgaatgtgaTTTTTTCACTTACACAAGCATAggctttttttaatatttccacaaGATAAATATCTCAATTAAACTATAAGCTCACTCTACAGTGTGCCACAGTGATGGGCTTAGGAGACAGTTATACATTTAGAAGATCCTAACCTTAGTGTTATTTACACTGACGTCCAATATCACCTTATCTGAAAGGTGAACAAATGACATTCAGCATGTAGCTGAATTTGTGCCAACTAATAACTGGGAATGGCAAAGCTTTAAGCAATCACTTATTATACATGTACTGTAACTTAGTCTAAACTGGGAatttcctttgtccctctctcctaTGGCATGGGAAACATTAAAGATCAAAGATCAATGAGAAACAGATAAAGAGTCATTGCTAAGGCTGATCTTTTAAGATaacaaaggaaaaactgataaatgtAGATGATGAATCACCAGTAATAGCAATTACTGGTACTGAAATCAGATTTTTATGTCCTAaaacattgctttttaaatatttccttttattctggaACAGAAATTGGAAAAAGGACAATGATGCATTCAGAAAGCAATGACTCAATTCAGGTTGCTACTTTACATTTAAGCACCACCCAAAAAGTGGGCATAAAGTAAGTGATTCCTGTTTGCCCATCACTATACCAGCTACATAGCTGAGAGTTCAGACCTTAATTACACAACACTTTCTCTGTTACCAGAAGCTAAGACTGCTCTGCGACAAATAGGACAAGTAGAATTCTCAGATAACCAGCGATCGATGCAGTGGACATGGTACTCATGGGAACAAGGTAGTTTACGAAGTTTGTTGCCTTCTGTATATTCTGTAATGCAAACACTACAGGTTTTTAATGCATCGTTTTCACCAAAACTTCTCATTGCCAAGTTGTCAATCTGTTCTTTGGTGAGTCCTCTAGGTTggtcatcatcatcctcatttaAGAGGAAAAACTGAGCCAGACTAAGGAAGGGCAAAGAGCCACTTTCATCAAATGTTACTGGGGCCCTGTGTCGACCCTCTCGCCTGGCACCTGATGAGCCTGATGATGAGCTTCCTTCATTACTGCCTTCAAACACCTCTGAGCTAGTCTCTGAACTTTCACCACTGGAACTGGAACTAGGACTGGAACTAGAACTGGAACTAGAACTGGAACTAGAACTGGAACTGGAACCAGAACTGCTACTACCACCAGAACCCCCTCTTCCATTCCGTGACTCTGCCCTTTCCACATTTCGACTCGAGACTGAGCCACTAGGCTCTGAATCACTATCACTATACATAAAGTAGCTTAACTCACCAAAACCTGTCATTATCTGCCTTAACATGGTCTGAATTGCAACAGATGTAGTCTCACTTAAACCAGTATTTAAGATTCTACGAATCGGAATTCTGATGGTACTGACATAGGTTCTCACACCTGCCCGTTCGGAACGTGAAAACGTACGCCTAAAACCTCCTCGTTCACTTTCATAAGTGACAGTGTTGTTTGGCGTCTGAGACCTTGACCGAGTTCTGCTAGCTATGCTATCTCTCTGCCGATACTCTCCAGGACGAACTCTTCTTACTTGAAGATCAAGGACTATGGTTGGAGGTCTCTGTCCTGATCCTGTAGATTCACCACTGCTGGTTGTGTCTGAAGAACCTGCTCCTTGTGAAGCATTTCTGGTTCCTGAAGCTGCAAAAAGACCTCTACTTAGCAAGTCAGGTCCACTTATTTGTTGTCTCAATGTCACATGGTGCCGGGTTCTAGAACTTCCCTCAGTCTCATTTACCAAAGGATGCTCAAAAGTCTGAGATGAGATACTATGATGAGATCTTCGTGGAATTTCACTCATTGGATGCAGAGGCGACCTACTTCGTTCAGCTCTTGCTCGGGTTCTCCGATGGTCTGGGCTCCTGCTTCTTGCCCTTCTCTGACCTCTGGTAGGTGCAACTTCTCCCGTTAATGCTTCAGTTGAATTTCGTTCTGATCTGGAAGGCCTTGCAGATGTTGATTCAGATCGTGGATTTTCCACTTGCCTTTGGCTGTTGTTGTCTGTATTTTCTCCACCAGAACGTCTTGCAGATGGCTCATTTTCATTCTCTGGATTTTGGCTCCCATTATTTCGGTTAACATTGATCTCTAAACTGAATCTGAAATCACCACTGTTTGGATTAGTCCGGCTCACTGCTCTCCAAGATTGGTTTCCTCTTTGCCCACTTCTTGTTGTATTTCCAGTTTGTCTGACAGAGTTAAGCCAGTCTATTATAGAGTCACCATTAGACACATCATCTGAAGAGTCTccacctgtttttaaaaaagggaggggtgagggagaaaaaggaactacTAAAATTAGGACAATCATATAATAATGCTCTGAAACTCTGcgttagagaaaaaagaaagattcccAATGGATGTCACATTTACAGATATTTGTAAGCTATACTGTATAGATTTGCAAAGTAAAGACAGGAATGTTTTAATTTCGTTTCAAAAGAACAAGCTAATCCTAGAGAAATTTAGAGAATGTTTTTTTAAGGGAATCTGTAGGAAGTCTATTTTCAATACTTCATATACAGAAGACATTTTTTCAGTCCACTGTCAAAACACTAATGTAATCAAATAAGACAAATGCCAGTTAAGGTACAAGGCTACTGCTTTAGTGCAAAGTACATTTCTCTCAAATTTTCATTACTTTACAATATTTCTTCTAGGATCCTGACTTAAATGCTTTTGATATATAGGTCTTTTAAAACACAAGACTGCTGTAGCCgttgcaaaaatataaatgggGTTTACTAGTTTAAAAGTATTGAGTACTTTTTCATATTACCAAGAGCTTAAATTAACATGAAACTAGAGATCAGAACAAATGAATAGTCTGAATCTGGCATAGTACATGTAATGGCATGCTCAAGAACAAAACTGTTATCATAGCCTCTTATGTTAGATAGCCAAATTCCCCACAAtcctatttaaaacataaaagcaggATTTCTCAACACTGGCACTATTTCCATTTtgagccagataattctttgttctgGGGGCTGTGTTGTTGTGAATTTTAGGATGTAAAGATGTTTagaagcatccctggcctctacccactagctACTAGTAGAAATCCCCAGCTTGTTATGACATCCAAAAAacgtctccagatattgccaatgtcccctggggggcagcggggggtgggggtgggaattaTAACCTGTTGATAGCTACTAGGTTAGAGAATATAGCCATTTCTTTCTGCTGGTGGAAAACTCACAtgtttataaggaaaaaataattcagtaggaaggaaaaaaattcaatggaggtaaaaaaaatcaagaaaaaatatcacATTATTTAAATGTGGCTTATTTAAAGCCATTTCTCACTGTCTCAATTAATACAAACAACCCAAaggtgaagcagaaaaaaaacacGCTGACATTCTCACCAAATATCAAGAAAATGCCAGTTCTCTTTTTATTAACAATTACTTAGCACTAAATTAATTTGTTCCATTTCTCGGTAATCTCTCGCTGACATTTACTGAAGTTCCTTATCTATTTCATCCTCTACCCACCCTCCAAAGCAAAATATACCTCTATTTTCATCTGAGTTTTGTGGTGGTGGACCCTCTTTAATTTGTTGTAGTCTTCTCAGCAACTCTTCCTCAGTACTTTCAcctgaaaatagtttaaaaatgtttgccaaattACGAAAACTGAGATGAAAACCAAGGAGTAGGAACCTGGGTATGGGAGCATGACATTAAAACTTATATAAGTTTCTTTCCAGTTTACTAAATGCTTTGGCATATAACAGCTCATTCTTTAAAACTGTAACTCTGGGAAGCAGacattattatctgcattttaaaacaaggaaactgagactaaGTGAGAGACTGATGTATCAATAAATGGCAGGGCCAGAATACCAACTTAGGCATTCTAATTCAAGTCTGGTTCTGTTGGCTCAAAACACACTCCTTCTCATAAGAGGCATGCTAACTAACAccttaccttttaaaatttaaacaataactCAAAAGTTAGTAGAAttaaatagaggggcgcctgggtggctcagtcggttaagcgtccgtctttggctcaggtcacgatctcgtagttcTTGAGtacgagccccacaatgggctctgtgctgacagctcgcagcctggagcctgcttctaattctgtgtctccctttctctctgcccctcccctgcttgcactctttctctcaaaaataaaaacatttaaaaaaattttaaaaagaattaaatagatATGAGGAGGACTAGAGATAATGAGTTTTAATTAGGATCAAATGGGACCTAATTGGGCAAAAGAGAATAACCAAGCACAAAGTTCTGAATTAACAATTTTACCCAAGGCCAGCTTTGGAGGATTATGATTAGAATATAATCTGGGAATCAGAGATGACAAAAAAGGAAGTCTGTCTTAGGAACTAACATTCCCATTAGCTCTTCCACACTCAGATTTATGTCTTGTAGGTTAAATAAAgctaactaaaaacaaaaatattgttcAGTTCCCAGTCTTTTCAATTCAGCTTGCTATAAATTCATAATATAATTCATAATTAAAAGATGTGATAGAGGTTaattccaaatataagtgaaCAGAATTAGGCAATAAGTACAGCAATAAATGTCATTCTGTATCCCTTGTATTAAAATCAcacttcatggggcacctgggtggctcagtcggttaagggtctgactttggctcaggtcatgatgtcacagctcgtgagttcgagccccacattaggctctgtgctgacagctcagagcatgaagcctgctttcaattctctcccacttgcactttgtctctctcaaaaataaacaaacattaaaaaaattttaaaaatcatacttcaTAATGGCTGCAGAAACAGATTTTtataataagactttttttttgaaaagaccagAAATCTTCACACATCGCATACCTGGGGTGCCTAGCAAATTGTTATCTCTCATAAGTCTATAATCTTCTTCACTCAGGTTATTTACAAATTGATAGAAAGCTTCTTCCCGATCCAATCGGTCCATCTGACTTCTGCGCTGTGCTGCAGACTGATCACCACTTCCTTTATCGTTAGAATCTGAGCTTTCCATCTTGATGAACAAGTGGAAAATTATCTACAAGGAGAAAGGAGATcaatcttgaaaacaaaagttACCATGTGTTCTGCAGAACActttaaattatgtgaaaatcCAGAATGCAGGTCAAGATGTGAATTTTCAGACATCATATGAATAAAATTTCATCAAAGAAAAACTCCCAAAAAGGACTGTTATACTAGGAAAAAAGTAGGTCAGGAGTAAGCAAACTATGAAAACCAGCCCTGGcgcctatttttttccttgagatcaaagaatgacttttttttacacttttaaagaCTGTTTTTACAAAAGGGAGATAATGTTTTGTGATACACAAAAAGTATATgcaattcaaatttcagtgttcatCAAGTTTCATTGGAATACAGTCATatacattcatttacatattgtttgtggctgcttttgtgctgtaa from Leopardus geoffroyi isolate Oge1 chromosome X, O.geoffroyi_Oge1_pat1.0, whole genome shotgun sequence includes the following:
- the RLIM gene encoding E3 ubiquitin-protein ligase RLIM; this translates as MESSDSNDKGSGDQSAAQRRSQMDRLDREEAFYQFVNNLSEEDYRLMRDNNLLGTPGESTEEELLRRLQQIKEGPPPQNSDENRGGDSSDDVSNGDSIIDWLNSVRQTGNTTRSGQRGNQSWRAVSRTNPNSGDFRFSLEINVNRNNGSQNPENENEPSARRSGGENTDNNSQRQVENPRSESTSARPSRSERNSTEALTGEVAPTRGQRRARSRSPDHRRTRARAERSRSPLHPMSEIPRRSHHSISSQTFEHPLVNETEGSSRTRHHVTLRQQISGPDLLSRGLFAASGTRNASQGAGSSDTTSSGESTGSGQRPPTIVLDLQVRRVRPGEYRQRDSIASRTRSRSQTPNNTVTYESERGGFRRTFSRSERAGVRTYVSTIRIPIRRILNTGLSETTSVAIQTMLRQIMTGFGELSYFMYSDSDSEPSGSVSSRNVERAESRNGRGGSGGSSSSGSSSSSSSSSSSSSSSSPSSSSSGESSETSSEVFEGSNEGSSSSGSSGARREGRHRAPVTFDESGSLPFLSLAQFFLLNEDDDDQPRGLTKEQIDNLAMRSFGENDALKTCSVCITEYTEGNKLRKLPCSHEYHVHCIDRWLSENSTCPICRRAVLASGNRESVV